Proteins from a genomic interval of Nostoc sp. TCL240-02:
- a CDS encoding DUF3592 domain-containing protein, whose amino-acid sequence MNEDTKFFLIFGSILGGVGSIIAVTGIMIALNTRSFITSAIPAQGTVIDLVQRSSTDRKGRSSYAYYPVIKFTARSGEATVFESNSGSNPPEFAKGQQVEILYSPEKTNSAMIKSWLSLWFLPVMLTGLGSIFALVGGVVLIKSFRRLISSK is encoded by the coding sequence ATGAATGAAGATACAAAGTTCTTTCTTATATTTGGTTCAATATTAGGCGGTGTTGGCAGTATAATTGCCGTTACGGGCATCATGATTGCATTAAATACTCGTTCCTTTATTACCTCAGCAATACCAGCACAAGGGACAGTAATTGATTTGGTGCAACGTTCATCAACTGATAGAAAAGGTCGTTCTTCTTATGCCTACTATCCAGTAATAAAATTTACCGCTCGTTCTGGGGAAGCTACGGTTTTTGAATCAAATTCAGGCAGCAACCCACCAGAATTTGCTAAAGGTCAGCAGGTAGAAATATTATACAGTCCTGAAAAGACAAATTCTGCCATGATAAAATCTTGGCTAAGTTTATGGTTTTTACCTGTTATGTTAACTGGCTTAGGATCAATTTTTGCCTTGGTTGGAGGAGTTGTACTCATCAAGTCCTTTCGGCGTTTGATAAGTTCTAAGTAA
- a CDS encoding amino acid adenylation domain-containing protein has protein sequence MNTQSIQVHKTVVSLIEFNSQKYHDELAVILDNQQLTYGELQQRAEQLSQYLIAQGFLKPNSFVGLCIEPSFEMVIAIYAILKAGAAFVPLDPDLPRQRLSYMIADAKLTTILTQQKFAFDIEPAMRQSGLNGQMCFLDTPTVWQASTISSALPSIVEPEQLAYIIYTSGSTGIPKGVMLKHQGLLNLAQASCNTFNIKPGLRLLQFASISFDAAVWELVTALCSGATLVLGAREQMLPGQLLANFIAGQQVQWVMLPPSVLAKLTPFYYQLPDLQMVVVGGEACPISLAKAWVSPHIRFFNAYGPTEITVCCTIYEFKQQDISLPIGYALPNVELYVLDEELKLCNRGEKGELYVGGIGVGEGYLDKPEITNTRFLDNPFGLGKIYKTGDIVYKDQHEPGLIHYAGRSDHQVKIRGKRIELEAIEMILAQHPGVQTNVVKATRTARIENSDMPENYGISMLVAYIIPKLGQFLTEKHLQRFAAEQLPDYMVPTRFVFMDELPLLPNRSKLDRNALPELPETPSFLTDTMDSSLKIAAVFDEALELPTGTCKPHTNFFEVGGSSLCIAHVLYALDRDFVVTLPSRLIYEYPTPSGLAQLLEQFQLKSESAANDRYIDLQAEARLSPDLNTSIWHQPPQVKYDCALITGTTGFLGAHLLYELLTKGSYRQIYCLVRAENDADAMTRLRATFIQYQLPITKLAQVHVIVGDIQQPQLQLPTMLFDKLGEEVDQIYHVAADTNYIKPYSLIKKSNVDGTANILTLAAHRRHKTLHYISTLAVYGSLTSLLGINEVAEDFDVDLCEVIMSVEYGYVRSKWVAERMLQSAQEKGLAVSIYRPGFISGHRQTGVANLNDMFYRFVNGCIQMGIYPDFPEKRWTPVPVDYVAAVIAHLSLDAKYTGGKYNLLVPPEQELSHLEIFEYIHELGYPLQKISPKNWLSALSTMSSANPLYPLISFFQEKVYQDRSTILEVHHRTPKFKTENVLQAIKGTDIECPTIDKDLIRQYLPKFDKHFSTRKLKNVTAPNY, from the coding sequence ATGAATACTCAAAGCATCCAAGTCCATAAAACAGTTGTTTCTTTAATCGAATTTAACTCTCAAAAGTATCATGATGAGCTAGCAGTAATTCTAGACAATCAACAGTTGACTTACGGAGAATTACAACAGAGGGCAGAACAGTTATCTCAATATTTAATAGCACAGGGTTTCCTAAAACCTAATAGTTTCGTTGGACTGTGCATAGAACCTTCTTTTGAAATGGTTATTGCTATCTATGCCATTTTGAAAGCAGGTGCAGCTTTTGTTCCCCTTGACCCAGATTTACCCCGCCAGCGACTTAGTTACATGATTGCGGATGCTAAATTAACCACGATTCTGACACAGCAAAAGTTTGCTTTTGATATTGAGCCAGCGATGCGGCAAAGTGGTTTGAATGGGCAAATGTGTTTTTTAGACACCCCTACTGTCTGGCAAGCATCAACTATATCCTCTGCATTACCTTCAATAGTAGAGCCTGAGCAGCTAGCTTATATTATTTATACTTCTGGCTCAACAGGCATACCTAAAGGAGTAATGCTTAAACATCAAGGTTTACTAAATCTTGCTCAGGCTAGCTGTAATACTTTTAATATCAAACCAGGCTTGCGTTTACTTCAGTTTGCCTCCATCAGCTTTGATGCAGCAGTGTGGGAATTAGTCACAGCATTATGCAGTGGGGCAACTTTAGTACTGGGTGCAAGAGAGCAAATGCTTCCTGGGCAACTATTAGCAAACTTTATAGCTGGACAGCAGGTGCAATGGGTTATGTTACCTCCCTCTGTACTCGCAAAGCTCACACCTTTTTACTACCAGTTGCCTGATTTACAAATGGTGGTGGTAGGTGGTGAAGCTTGTCCCATATCACTTGCCAAAGCATGGGTTTCACCCCATATTCGCTTTTTTAATGCCTATGGGCCAACAGAAATAACAGTTTGTTGCACAATTTACGAATTTAAGCAACAGGATATCAGTCTGCCTATTGGTTATGCACTACCAAATGTAGAACTCTACGTTTTGGATGAAGAACTTAAGCTTTGTAATCGTGGTGAAAAGGGCGAGTTATATGTAGGTGGTATCGGGGTAGGCGAAGGCTATTTAGATAAACCTGAGATTACAAATACTCGTTTTTTAGACAACCCTTTTGGTTTGGGCAAAATATATAAAACTGGTGATATTGTTTACAAAGATCAGCATGAACCTGGGCTAATACACTATGCTGGCAGATCCGACCATCAGGTAAAAATTCGGGGCAAGCGTATAGAACTAGAAGCAATCGAAATGATACTTGCCCAGCATCCTGGGGTACAAACAAACGTAGTCAAAGCAACTAGAACTGCACGAATAGAAAATAGTGATATGCCAGAAAATTATGGCATATCCATGCTTGTTGCATATATTATTCCTAAACTCGGACAGTTTCTAACAGAAAAGCACCTGCAACGTTTTGCCGCTGAACAACTACCAGATTACATGGTGCCTACGCGTTTTGTCTTCATGGACGAATTGCCTTTGTTACCTAATCGCAGTAAATTAGACCGAAATGCCTTACCAGAACTGCCAGAAACCCCCTCTTTCCTGACTGATACGATGGATAGCTCTCTCAAAATAGCGGCAGTTTTTGATGAAGCTTTAGAGTTACCTACTGGAACTTGCAAACCTCACACGAATTTCTTTGAGGTAGGTGGCAGTTCACTGTGCATAGCTCATGTCTTGTATGCACTCGATCGCGATTTTGTTGTCACCCTTCCTTCTCGCTTAATTTATGAATATCCTACACCATCGGGTTTAGCACAATTGTTAGAACAGTTTCAACTCAAAAGCGAAAGTGCGGCTAATGATAGATATATTGACTTACAAGCAGAAGCCAGACTTTCTCCAGATTTGAATACCTCTATTTGGCACCAACCACCACAAGTTAAATATGACTGTGCATTAATTACAGGTACAACAGGTTTTCTAGGGGCACACTTGCTCTATGAACTGCTCACAAAAGGCAGCTATCGCCAAATTTATTGCTTGGTAAGAGCAGAAAATGATGCAGATGCAATGACAAGGCTGCGTGCAACCTTTATTCAATATCAGCTACCAATAACAAAATTGGCGCAAGTCCATGTAATTGTTGGCGATATTCAACAACCACAGTTGCAACTACCAACAATGTTATTTGACAAGCTGGGTGAGGAAGTTGATCAAATTTATCATGTAGCTGCTGATACTAATTACATCAAACCTTATTCGCTAATTAAAAAATCCAATGTAGATGGGACTGCGAATATTCTTACTTTAGCAGCACATCGTCGTCACAAAACTCTGCATTACATATCTACTCTAGCTGTTTATGGTTCATTAACCTCATTGCTAGGTATTAATGAAGTTGCAGAGGACTTTGACGTTGATCTGTGTGAAGTGATTATGTCTGTAGAATATGGATATGTACGGTCAAAATGGGTTGCAGAACGTATGTTACAATCGGCTCAAGAAAAAGGATTGGCAGTTTCTATTTACCGTCCTGGTTTTATTTCTGGACACAGACAAACTGGAGTTGCTAATCTTAATGATATGTTCTATCGCTTTGTCAACGGTTGCATTCAGATGGGAATCTATCCCGATTTTCCTGAAAAACGTTGGACTCCGGTACCTGTAGACTATGTTGCTGCTGTCATCGCCCATCTTTCGTTGGATGCAAAATACACAGGTGGTAAGTACAATCTCCTTGTACCTCCTGAACAGGAATTAAGCCATTTAGAGATATTTGAGTATATTCACGAGTTGGGTTATCCTCTACAAAAGATTTCACCAAAAAATTGGTTGAGTGCGCTTTCTACTATGTCGTCTGCGAATCCCTTGTATCCACTCATCTCGTTCTTCCAAGAGAAAGTATATCAAGACCGTAGCACTATTTTAGAGGTACACCATCGTACTCCCAAATTCAAAACAGAGAATGTCCTTCAGGCTATCAAGGGTACTGATATTGAATGCCCAACAATAGATAAGGATTTAATTAGACAATACTTACCCAAATTTGATAAACATTTCTCTACCAGAAAACTTAAAAATGTAACAGCCCCTAATTATTAA